In Capsicum annuum cultivar UCD-10X-F1 unplaced genomic scaffold, UCD10Xv1.1 ctg82351, whole genome shotgun sequence, one genomic interval encodes:
- the LOC124895461 gene encoding fibroin heavy chain-like: MVPTLGVGDEGLGLGAVSSLGEGSMGSGSGMVLSLGEGGLGAGGEGEGAGAGVGRGPEPWRGRGAWVRAWSQSLAREMGPGRLGHSPELKEGAELGLGRGPEPGEGAGLGLGHGLEPGLGRGLGSGIVLSLEGGQGLDSGVVPTLERSAGPGLEHGPTPGRGRGRRGS; the protein is encoded by the coding sequence ATGGTGCCAACCCTGGGGGTAGGGGACGAGGGCCTGGGCTTAGGCGCGGTTTCGAGCCTGGGGGAGGGGAGCATGGGCTCGGGTTCAGGCATGGTCTTGAGCCTGGGAGAGGGGGGCCTGGGCGCGGGGGGGGAAGGGGAGGGGGCGGGGGCTGGGGTCGGACGTGGTCCCGAGCCTTGGCGGGGAAGGGGGGCCTGGGTTCGAGCGTGGTCTCAATCCTTGGCGAGAGAAATGGGGCCTGGAAGGCTCGGGCATAGTCCCGAGCTTAAGGAGGGGGCGGAGCTTGGGCTCGGGCGTGGTCCTGAGCCTGGGGAGGGGGCGGGGCTTGGGCTCGGGCATGGTCTCGAGCCTGGGCTGGGGCGTGGCTTGGGCTCGGGCATAGTCCTGAGCCTGGAGGGAGGGCAGGGCCTGGACTCGGGTGTAGTCCCGACCCTGGAGAGGAGTGCGGGGCCTGGGCTCGAGCATGGTCCCACGCCTGGACGGGGGAGGGGGAGGCGGGGGTCTTGA